One Phalacrocorax aristotelis chromosome Z, bGulAri2.1, whole genome shotgun sequence DNA window includes the following coding sequences:
- the MRPL17 gene encoding large ribosomal subunit protein bL17m, with amino-acid sequence MRLSVAAAISHGRVYRRLGLSPRSRLDLLRNLVTALVRHERIEAPWARADEMRSYAERLIDYAKLGDTNERAMRMANFWLTEKDLIHKLFKVLAPRFQPHPGSYTRLLQIPNRDGLDRAKMAVIELKGNPFPPLICPRRDTEKTLLNQLLKGYREDMQQAAAPQPPEGTPV; translated from the exons ATGCGGTTGTCGGTGGCCGCCGCCATCTCGCACGGGCGAGTGTACCGGCGGTTGGGGTTGAGCCCGCGCTCTCGCCTCGACCTGCTGCGTAACCTGGTGACGGCGTTGGTGCGGCATGAGCGCATCGAGGCGCCATGGGCGAGAGCCGACGAGATGCGGAGTTACGCGGAGCGG CTCATCGATTACGCCAAGCTGGGGGACACCAATGAGCGCGCCATGCGCATGGCGAATTTCTGGCTGACG GAGAAGGACCTCATCCACAAGCTGTTCAAGGTGTTGGCACCCCGGTTCCAGCCCCATCCCGGTAGCTACACCCGCTTGCTGCAGATCCCCAACCGGGATGGCCTTGACCGCGCCAAAATGGCGGTCATCGAGCTGAAGGGGAACCCCTTCCCACCGCTCATCTGCCCGCGCCGCGACACCGAGAAGACGCTGCTCAACCAGCTGCTGAAGGGCTATCGGGAGGAcatgcagcaggcagcagccccacagccccccgaGGGCACCCCTGTCTAG
- the ARHGEF39 gene encoding rho guanine nucleotide exchange factor 39 isoform X1, producing the protein MSDSSLVFMAGTNTVEEQRARWERKRSRTAKELLETEHKYLEQLDLVVTFFVTILKAKGTLNPAVLETIFGPLESIYSASHVLSHHLERGNLGPGLENFCQNLELYGHYTENFEQANKTLKEQLRKNKAFRRFKKLQETRPQFQGRKLEDLLPLPLQRLHQYKHFLRDLLENTSPDSTEYQKLTKAVKSISEVSRWVQDIIHKRENSLQLLRVQKLLKGQKTQVLTPGRWYIREGWLLVVPSKGEELKRRMFFLFSDIFIATKPCHPLHLLNSNKLACEAVYPLHQCTVDKVFGHTQSQGGLLSLSFPHKTLLLMSSDQEDINDWYWSLTAAVRQMKI; encoded by the exons ATGAGTGACTCATCCTTGGTGTTTATGGCTGGAACAAACACTGTAGAAGAGCAGAGGGCTCGCTGGGAGAGAAAGCGCAGCCGGACAGCTAAAGAGCTGCTGGAAACTGAACACAAATACCTTGAGCAGCTGGATTTGGTGGTCACA TTCTTCGTGACAATTTTAAAGGCCAAAGGGACACTGAATCCTGCTGTGTTGGAAACCATATTTGGACCCCTGGAATCCATATATTCAGCCAGCCA TGTTCTGTCGCATCACCTGGAGAGAGGGAATTTGGGACCAGGACTGGAAAATTTCTGTCAGAATCTAGAGCTTTATGGCCACTACACTGAGAATTTTGAGCAGGCAAATAAAACCTTGAAG GAGCAATTGAGGAAAAATAAGGCATTTCGACGGTTTAAGAAACTCCAGGAGACTCGACCTCAGTTTCAAGGGAGGAAGCTAGAGGATCTTCTTCCTTTGCCCCTGCAGAGGCTGCACCA GTACAAGCATTTCCTCAGAGACCTACTGGAGAACACCAGCCCAGACAGTACTGAGTACCAGAAACTCACAA AGGCTGTGAAATCTATTTCTGAGGTATCTCGGTGGGTCCAAGACATCATTCATAAGAGAGAGAACTCATTGCAGCTACTTCGGGTTCAGAAACTGCTCAAAGGACAGAAGACCCAGGTTTTGACTCCAG GGCGCTGGTATATCCGGGAAGGCTGGCTTTTGGTGGTGCCTTCAAAGGGAGAAGAACTGAAGCGCAGGAtgttcttcctattttctgATATCTTTATTGCAACCAAGCCCTGCCACCCACTGCACCTGCTGAACTCGAACAAACTGGCATGCGAGGCTGTCTACCCGCTTCACCAGTGCACAGTAGATAAAGTGTTTGGCCACACGCAGAGCCAGGGAGGGCTCCTCAGT ctttcctttccaCACAAGACACTGTTGTTGATGTCCAGCGACCAAGAAGATATTAATGACTGGTATTGGAGTCTTACAGCTGCAGTCAG GCAGATGAAAATCTGA
- the ARHGEF39 gene encoding rho guanine nucleotide exchange factor 39 isoform X2, whose protein sequence is MSDSSLVFMAGTNTVEEQRARWERKRSRTAKELLETEHKYLEQLDLVVTFFVTILKAKGTLNPAVLETIFGPLESIYSASHVLSHHLERGNLGPGLENFCQNLELYGHYTENFEQANKTLKEQLRKNKAFRRFKKLQETRPQFQGRKLEDLLPLPLQRLHQYKHFLRDLLENTSPDSTEYQKLTKAVKSISEVSRWVQDIIHKRENSLQLLRVQKLLKGQKTQVLTPGRWYIREGWLLVVPSKGEELKRRMFFLFSDIFIATKPCHPLHLLNSNKLACEAVYPLHQCTVDKVFGHTQSQGGLLSLSFPHKTLLLMSSDQEDINDWYWSLTAAVR, encoded by the exons ATGAGTGACTCATCCTTGGTGTTTATGGCTGGAACAAACACTGTAGAAGAGCAGAGGGCTCGCTGGGAGAGAAAGCGCAGCCGGACAGCTAAAGAGCTGCTGGAAACTGAACACAAATACCTTGAGCAGCTGGATTTGGTGGTCACA TTCTTCGTGACAATTTTAAAGGCCAAAGGGACACTGAATCCTGCTGTGTTGGAAACCATATTTGGACCCCTGGAATCCATATATTCAGCCAGCCA TGTTCTGTCGCATCACCTGGAGAGAGGGAATTTGGGACCAGGACTGGAAAATTTCTGTCAGAATCTAGAGCTTTATGGCCACTACACTGAGAATTTTGAGCAGGCAAATAAAACCTTGAAG GAGCAATTGAGGAAAAATAAGGCATTTCGACGGTTTAAGAAACTCCAGGAGACTCGACCTCAGTTTCAAGGGAGGAAGCTAGAGGATCTTCTTCCTTTGCCCCTGCAGAGGCTGCACCA GTACAAGCATTTCCTCAGAGACCTACTGGAGAACACCAGCCCAGACAGTACTGAGTACCAGAAACTCACAA AGGCTGTGAAATCTATTTCTGAGGTATCTCGGTGGGTCCAAGACATCATTCATAAGAGAGAGAACTCATTGCAGCTACTTCGGGTTCAGAAACTGCTCAAAGGACAGAAGACCCAGGTTTTGACTCCAG GGCGCTGGTATATCCGGGAAGGCTGGCTTTTGGTGGTGCCTTCAAAGGGAGAAGAACTGAAGCGCAGGAtgttcttcctattttctgATATCTTTATTGCAACCAAGCCCTGCCACCCACTGCACCTGCTGAACTCGAACAAACTGGCATGCGAGGCTGTCTACCCGCTTCACCAGTGCACAGTAGATAAAGTGTTTGGCCACACGCAGAGCCAGGGAGGGCTCCTCAGT ctttcctttccaCACAAGACACTGTTGTTGATGTCCAGCGACCAAGAAGATATTAATGACTGGTATTGGAGTCTTACAGCTGCAGTCAGGTAG